The following coding sequences are from one Haploplasma axanthum window:
- a CDS encoding HAD-IIB family hydrolase, whose protein sequence is MKKKIIYSDLDGTLFNLDSNNKSYFSNENISAINDWIRDGNLFGVATGRNISSVSPFFKDTKLKFNLPFVLSNGTLVYDYAHSKIIYQEILNKEALQEAIGYAFKNDVVLAIMSPYEHYIIVQDKEKSIIEVGFPYTKVYVDEIDYKNITKASFVVDPSQNEKVREEAKAFKSFDKIEVIPSGSSYVELVNKDTSKRSAIEIALKYANIKEYDLYTIGDHINDYEMVKNAYGFAPLNAHDEVKDAAKHVVCHHNDGALVEMIKIIRNKSI, encoded by the coding sequence GTGAAGAAAAAAATAATATATTCTGATTTAGATGGAACGTTATTCAATCTTGATAGTAATAATAAGAGTTATTTTTCAAATGAAAATATTTCTGCAATTAATGACTGGATTCGAGATGGTAATTTATTTGGTGTAGCAACAGGAAGAAATATTTCAAGTGTATCACCTTTTTTTAAAGACACAAAACTAAAATTTAATTTACCATTTGTATTATCAAATGGAACATTAGTCTACGATTATGCACATTCTAAAATAATTTATCAAGAAATTTTAAATAAAGAAGCACTTCAAGAAGCTATTGGCTATGCTTTTAAAAATGATGTTGTTCTTGCAATAATGTCACCATATGAACATTATATTATTGTGCAAGATAAAGAAAAAAGTATAATTGAAGTTGGTTTTCCATATACAAAAGTTTATGTTGATGAAATTGATTATAAAAATATTACTAAAGCAAGTTTTGTTGTAGATCCAAGTCAAAATGAAAAAGTTAGAGAAGAAGCAAAAGCTTTTAAAAGTTTTGATAAAATTGAAGTTATTCCATCAGGTTCATCTTATGTTGAATTAGTTAATAAAGACACTTCAAAAAGATCAGCAATTGAGATTGCTTTAAAGTATGCAAATATTAAAGAATATGATTTATATACTATTGGAGATCATATAAATGATTATGAAATGGTTAAAAATGCGTATGGATTTGCTCCACTTAATGCACATGATGAAGTAAAAGATGCGGCTAAGCATGTGGTTTGTCATCATAATGATGGTGCATTAGTAGAAATGATTAAAATCATAAGAAATAAAAGTATTTAA
- a CDS encoding helix-turn-helix domain-containing protein yields MNKKFDIGDFVTVETEQTIINNLVERFKKRRKEIGLTQKELSSRSGVSYGSIRRFESTGDISLSSLLKLSDVIGCLDDFNELFKNQIVKNLRGR; encoded by the coding sequence ATGAATAAAAAGTTTGATATAGGAGATTTTGTTACAGTTGAAACGGAACAAACAATTATAAATAACTTGGTTGAAAGATTTAAAAAGAGAAGAAAAGAAATCGGGCTTACCCAAAAAGAGTTAAGTAGTAGATCGGGGGTAAGTTATGGATCGATTAGGAGGTTTGAATCCACTGGAGATATTTCATTATCTTCGCTTTTAAAACTTAGTGATGTAATTGGATGTTTAGATGATTTTAATGAGCTATTTAAAAATCAAATAGTTAAAAATTTGAGAGGTAGATAG
- a CDS encoding type II toxin-antitoxin system HipA family toxin, with protein sequence MKNIDRVLVKYNERLVGYLQILENNRIGFQYDEEWVKNGFSISPFSLPLSDDVYISKSPYFKGLYGVFNDSLPDGWGEFLVRRMLAKKGINFEKLTPLERLTLIGSNGLGGLTYEPIQREYVKNDNMDLDNLALNTKKILESKTENENLDDLFNFGGASGGARPKVHISFNDEEWIVKFGALNDSLDVGFDEYIANKKASEASINVNEFKLFESNRCKGYFGAKRFDRKNKQKVHVISLSAILETTHQIPNMDYYHLFQVIQKISIDKMDLYEAFRRMSFNVLYGNRDDHGKNFSFLYDEELKGYRLTPAYDITKTDYKLEHEMTVNGNSKPNESDLLSIADEFRLSRKICEGIIERIKNIIVNEKDRI encoded by the coding sequence GTGAAAAATATAGACAGAGTTTTAGTTAAATACAATGAGAGATTAGTTGGGTATTTGCAAATATTAGAAAATAATAGAATTGGATTTCAATATGATGAAGAGTGGGTTAAGAATGGTTTTTCTATTTCACCTTTTTCACTTCCACTAAGTGATGATGTTTACATATCAAAAAGTCCTTATTTTAAAGGCTTATATGGAGTGTTTAATGATTCTCTTCCTGATGGATGGGGAGAGTTTTTAGTCAGAAGAATGCTCGCAAAAAAGGGAATAAATTTTGAGAAATTGACACCACTTGAAAGATTAACTTTAATTGGTAGTAATGGACTTGGGGGATTAACTTATGAACCTATTCAAAGAGAATATGTGAAAAATGATAATATGGATTTAGATAACCTAGCTCTAAATACAAAAAAAATATTAGAGAGTAAAACTGAGAATGAGAATTTAGATGATTTGTTTAATTTTGGTGGTGCTTCAGGAGGAGCAAGACCAAAGGTTCATATATCATTTAATGATGAAGAGTGGATAGTTAAATTTGGTGCTTTAAATGATTCACTTGATGTTGGATTTGATGAATATATTGCAAATAAGAAAGCTAGTGAAGCTTCTATAAATGTTAATGAGTTTAAACTTTTTGAATCAAATAGATGTAAAGGCTATTTCGGCGCTAAAAGATTTGATAGAAAAAATAAGCAAAAAGTTCATGTTATTTCACTTTCTGCAATACTAGAGACAACACATCAAATACCTAATATGGATTATTATCATTTGTTTCAAGTAATTCAAAAAATTTCTATAGACAAAATGGATTTATATGAAGCATTTAGAAGAATGAGTTTTAATGTTTTATATGGGAATAGAGATGATCATGGAAAGAATTTTTCCTTTTTATATGATGAAGAGTTAAAAGGCTATAGGCTAACACCAGCATATGACATAACAAAAACAGATTATAAATTAGAACATGAAATGACTGTAAATGGTAATTCGAAACCTAATGAATCTGATTTGCTAAGTATTGCAGATGAGTTTAGATTATCAAGAAAAATATGTGAAGGAATAATTGAAAGAATAAAAAATATAATTGTTAATGAAAAGGATAGAATATAA
- the pdhA gene encoding pyruvate dehydrogenase (acetyl-transferring) E1 component subunit alpha has translation MSHVLIKTYDPLKLKKLEILDQNGKIVNPDLDPKLDKETLLKMYKTMTLGRVADTRAVQYQRQGRMLTFPPNIGQEATQVGAMAALKEGDWLSPAFRELNMMLYKGVPLENIYLYWYGNEMGSKFPREAHVLPVNIIIGSQVAIAAGLGMAAQRQGKDEIAVASIGDGGTSHGDFNEALNFAGSMQSPLVVIVQNNKWGISTPRSVASKAETLAQKAVAAGIKGIQVDGNDVLAMYVAMREARESAKAGVPVVIEALTYRMGAHTTSDDPTLYRDSKEVEEWAKKDPIERLKKYLISKKWWSQKEEEALDKENNDYVQEVFGRVEKTGDLDLIEVFKYVYEEMTPNQVEQYENYKKFLEGGK, from the coding sequence ATGAGTCACGTATTAATTAAAACTTACGATCCATTAAAGCTGAAAAAATTAGAAATTTTGGATCAAAATGGAAAAATTGTTAACCCTGATTTAGACCCTAAATTAGATAAAGAAACATTATTAAAAATGTACAAAACAATGACTTTAGGAAGAGTTGCAGATACAAGAGCAGTTCAATATCAAAGACAAGGTAGAATGCTAACATTCCCACCAAATATTGGCCAAGAAGCTACACAAGTAGGTGCTATGGCAGCATTAAAAGAAGGTGACTGGTTATCGCCAGCATTTAGAGAATTGAACATGATGTTATATAAAGGAGTACCACTAGAAAATATTTATTTATATTGGTACGGTAATGAAATGGGAAGTAAGTTCCCAAGAGAAGCGCACGTTTTACCAGTAAATATTATTATTGGTTCACAAGTAGCTATTGCAGCTGGACTTGGTATGGCGGCACAAAGACAAGGTAAAGATGAAATTGCTGTTGCATCAATTGGTGATGGTGGTACATCACATGGTGATTTTAATGAAGCATTAAACTTTGCTGGTTCAATGCAATCTCCACTTGTTGTTATAGTTCAAAATAACAAATGGGGTATTTCAACACCAAGAAGTGTTGCTTCAAAAGCTGAAACATTAGCTCAAAAAGCAGTTGCAGCAGGTATTAAAGGAATCCAAGTTGATGGAAATGATGTTCTTGCAATGTATGTTGCAATGAGAGAAGCAAGAGAAAGTGCTAAAGCAGGCGTTCCAGTTGTTATTGAAGCATTAACATATCGTATGGGTGCTCATACAACATCTGATGATCCAACATTATATCGTGATAGTAAAGAAGTTGAAGAATGGGCTAAGAAAGATCCGATTGAAAGATTGAAAAAGTATTTAATTAGCAAAAAATGGTGGAGTCAAAAAGAAGAAGAAGCATTAGATAAAGAAAATAATGATTATGTTCAAGAAGTCTTTGGACGAGTTGAAAAAACTGGAGACTTAGATTTAATAGAAGTCTTTAAATATGTTTATGAAGAAATGACT
- the nagA gene encoding N-acetylglucosamine-6-phosphate deacetylase produces the protein MTTLKNLTIYTEEGILKNAYIKFDKTISEIGTGNIDGIDMKGKILIPGYIEQHIHGVSGADTMDATFEAIDAMVTNLPKEGITSFFPTTMTETEENIINALKNIKEYKEKSTSKGADIVGVHLEGPFINIKFKGAQRGDAIRKPSVELFKKFNEASGNLVKHVTFAPEIEGADEFIKYLKANKIVASIGHTNATDEEAFNAIKLGANHFTHAYNAMSPFHHRNIGVIGAMLLSDNTFAEVITDGIHSSFNAVKMLYKSKGYKNIVLITDSMRAKLLPDGESEIGGQKVYVKGLEARLEDGTLAGSILRFEDGVKNFRRVNNCSIEEIIEMASVNPAKLHNLFDSKGSIKVGKDADFIITNDNLDVLETYCLGVRLK, from the coding sequence ATGACTACATTAAAAAACTTAACTATCTATACTGAGGAAGGCATATTAAAAAATGCTTATATTAAATTCGATAAAACTATTTCAGAAATTGGAACAGGGAATATCGACGGGATTGATATGAAAGGAAAAATTCTTATTCCTGGATATATTGAACAACATATTCATGGCGTTTCAGGGGCTGATACAATGGATGCAACATTTGAAGCAATAGATGCTATGGTAACAAACTTACCTAAGGAAGGAATCACTTCTTTCTTTCCAACAACAATGACTGAAACAGAAGAAAACATTATCAATGCCTTAAAGAACATTAAAGAATATAAAGAAAAAAGCACTTCAAAGGGTGCTGATATTGTTGGTGTTCATCTTGAAGGACCATTTATTAATATCAAATTTAAAGGTGCTCAACGAGGGGATGCAATTAGAAAACCAAGTGTTGAACTTTTCAAAAAGTTTAATGAAGCATCTGGTAATCTTGTAAAACATGTTACCTTTGCACCAGAAATTGAAGGTGCTGATGAATTTATTAAATATTTAAAAGCTAATAAAATCGTTGCATCAATCGGTCACACAAATGCAACTGATGAAGAGGCGTTTAATGCAATTAAACTTGGTGCAAACCATTTCACACATGCATACAATGCAATGAGTCCCTTCCACCACCGTAATATTGGGGTCATTGGTGCTATGTTATTAAGTGATAATACTTTTGCAGAAGTTATTACTGATGGGATCCATTCAAGTTTTAACGCTGTAAAAATGTTATATAAATCAAAAGGATATAAAAATATTGTTTTGATTACTGACTCAATGCGTGCAAAATTATTACCTGATGGTGAATCTGAAATAGGTGGACAAAAGGTTTATGTTAAAGGCTTAGAAGCTAGACTAGAAGACGGAACACTTGCTGGAAGTATTTTACGTTTTGAAGATGGTGTTAAAAACTTTAGACGTGTTAACAACTGTTCAATTGAAGAAATAATTGAAATGGCTTCAGTAAATCCTGCAAAGCTTCACAATCTTTTTGATTCTAAAGGATCAATTAAAGTTGGAAAAGATGCTGATTTTATTATTACTAATGATAATCTTGATGTTTTAGAAACATACTGCTTAGGAGTTCGTTTAAAATAA
- a CDS encoding copper homeostasis protein CutC — MLLEVIATTLKEAIDIESSGADRIELVTGIKEGGLTPSIGLIEKIVNSVKIPVMVMVRPHSKSFVYDNNDLEVIIEDIKRIRLTNAYGIVFGALTKDNQIDEEVLKKVIDAKGNLSLTFHRAIDRSRDLIESMNILKNYDIDRILTSAGSDSVVDSIELLSQMNEIAIKNDIILLAGSGLNITNIKDFVTKANVSEVHFGSGVKFDNNNFKEIDSEKIKVVKEIIK, encoded by the coding sequence GTGTTATTAGAAGTAATAGCAACTACTCTTAAAGAAGCAATCGATATTGAATCTTCTGGTGCAGATCGTATTGAACTTGTAACAGGGATTAAAGAAGGTGGATTAACACCATCAATTGGGTTAATTGAAAAAATAGTAAATAGTGTTAAAATTCCAGTTATGGTAATGGTTAGACCACATTCAAAATCTTTTGTTTATGACAATAATGATCTAGAAGTAATTATTGAAGATATTAAAAGGATTAGACTAACGAATGCATATGGAATAGTCTTTGGAGCATTAACTAAAGATAATCAAATTGATGAAGAAGTATTAAAAAAAGTAATTGATGCTAAAGGTAATTTAAGTTTAACTTTTCATAGAGCAATTGATAGATCAAGAGATTTAATTGAATCAATGAATATTTTGAAAAACTATGATATTGATAGAATATTAACATCAGCTGGTAGTGATTCTGTGGTTGATTCTATTGAACTTTTAAGTCAAATGAATGAAATAGCAATTAAAAATGATATAATACTTCTTGCAGGTTCAGGTCTTAATATTACAAACATCAAAGATTTTGTTACTAAAGCAAATGTTTCAGAAGTACATTTTGGATCAGGCGTGAAATTTGATAATAATAATTTTAAGGAAATTGATTCTGAAAAAATAAAAGTTGTAAAGGAAATTATAAAGTGA
- a CDS encoding NYN domain-containing protein gives MDNRVALMIDAENVGYKYIDHIIKEISKYGKLVIARFYGDINRLADEWKKKALDYAIKPMHQFNVASGKNSADMEMALDTIEIKYQDKADIFFIVSSDSDFTPLAIRLKEAGAIVIGIGEEKKVTNAFKSACSEFKYFEYFEDEIEEVKVTNKYESLRITIENIILENGTDNKLQLSRLGDILVNQFSDFDPRKYGSSNLTSLVTKLGFNTSTENTTTFVKYENSLTLEQVKKYIVEFLGNSKKGNIGKLKNSMDKEFENFNVKNFGFSKFSALLKNLGYEVNEQTFSVKVKK, from the coding sequence ATGGACAATAGAGTAGCTTTAATGATTGATGCGGAAAATGTAGGATATAAATACATTGATCATATAATTAAAGAAATATCAAAATATGGAAAACTTGTAATAGCGAGATTTTATGGGGATATAAATAGACTTGCTGATGAATGGAAAAAGAAGGCTCTAGATTATGCTATTAAGCCGATGCATCAGTTTAATGTTGCAAGTGGAAAGAATTCTGCTGATATGGAAATGGCGCTTGATACAATTGAAATAAAATATCAAGATAAAGCTGATATATTTTTCATTGTTTCAAGTGATTCAGATTTTACACCACTAGCTATTAGATTAAAAGAAGCAGGGGCAATTGTTATTGGAATTGGGGAAGAAAAGAAAGTAACAAATGCTTTTAAATCTGCTTGTAGTGAGTTTAAATATTTTGAATATTTTGAAGATGAGATTGAAGAAGTTAAAGTTACAAACAAATATGAAAGTTTAAGAATAACAATTGAAAATATCATTTTAGAAAATGGAACAGATAATAAGTTGCAATTATCAAGACTTGGAGATATTTTAGTTAATCAGTTTTCAGATTTTGATCCTAGAAAATATGGCTCATCAAATTTAACTTCACTAGTAACGAAATTAGGCTTTAATACAAGTACTGAAAATACAACGACATTTGTTAAGTATGAAAATAGTTTAACGTTAGAACAAGTTAAAAAGTATATTGTAGAATTTTTAGGTAATTCTAAAAAAGGAAATATTGGAAAACTTAAGAATTCAATGGATAAAGAGTTTGAAAACTTTAATGTTAAAAATTTTGGTTTTTCAAAATTCAGTGCATTATTAAAAAATCTTGGTTATGAAGTTAATGAGCAAACATTTTCTGTGAAAGTGAAAAAATGA
- a CDS encoding cyclase family protein encodes MKKVIDLTYLINEEISIYPGDSKFEIKQQKNLETDGYVINEIKTNMHIGTHIDVPKHLIKSDLSVSDYSLTNFFGEAIVIDSEGRDIIEWSLEYENLIRENCILIIYTGFNIKQENYYLKHPNITENMARKLASKKIKMLVLDTPSPDYEPFNVHKILFNEGIFIVENATNLKELLNYQKIEFFAIPLKIETEASLVRAFALVE; translated from the coding sequence ATGAAAAAAGTAATTGATTTAACTTATTTAATAAATGAAGAGATATCAATTTATCCGGGTGATTCCAAATTTGAAATTAAGCAACAAAAAAATCTTGAAACAGATGGTTATGTGATTAATGAAATAAAAACTAATATGCATATTGGAACACATATTGACGTACCTAAACATTTAATAAAAAGTGATTTGTCTGTTAGTGATTATTCACTCACAAACTTTTTTGGTGAAGCAATAGTTATTGATTCAGAAGGTAGAGACATTATCGAGTGGTCACTAGAATATGAAAATCTTATTAGAGAAAATTGTATTTTGATAATTTATACAGGATTTAACATTAAACAAGAAAATTATTATTTAAAGCATCCAAATATAACAGAAAATATGGCTAGAAAACTTGCTAGTAAGAAGATTAAGATGCTTGTGTTAGATACACCTAGCCCTGATTATGAACCTTTTAATGTTCATAAGATACTCTTTAATGAAGGAATTTTTATTGTTGAAAATGCAACAAATTTAAAAGAACTATTAAACTATCAAAAAATCGAGTTTTTCGCTATACCTTTAAAAATTGAAACAGAAGCAAGTTTAGTAAGAGCATTTGCATTAGTTGAATAA